A stretch of Linepithema humile isolate Giens D197 chromosome 3, Lhum_UNIL_v1.0, whole genome shotgun sequence DNA encodes these proteins:
- the stw gene encoding uncharacterized protein stw has protein sequence MRSYGGGYPALVVLAIVLTHMHGTLAVRATSNQANRKRNAQSTVTDQATSASFWNPTLKTDTIFSQDTSATFFPTAHGLVQTHPTNNVFRSGFGGIDNLGSRGVTIRPPRTRPLDYNERATAELRRNPSLSSPDECARACRENEPPRICYYHFTLEYYTVLGAACQVCTPNATNTVWSECQCVLADGVERGILTANRMIPGPSIQVCQGDKVVVDVENHIEGMEVTLHWHGVWQRGSQYYDGVPYVTQCPIQEGNTFRYQWTAGNEGTHFWHAHTGMQKMDGLYGSIVIRQPPSRDPNSNLYDYDLTTHVILISDWFHESAAERFPGRLAVNTGQAPESVLINGKGQFRDPNTGFMTNTPLEVFTITPGRRYRFRLINSYGSVCPAQITVEGHTLTVIATDGEAVQPAQVNTIISFSGERYDFVINADQPLGAYWIQLRSLGECGIPRSQQLAILRYARGPYQPTTTPPTYDFGLPQGVVLNPLDAICNRPREDAICVSQLKNARRIDKGILQQRPDVKIFLPFRFLFYRPEEVFQPQTYNRFLVAPTGDHVISLVDEISFTFPPAPPLSQIDDIPPEQFCNGDNRPADCGANCMCTHQVDIPHNAVVEVVLVDEVQQPNLSHPFHLHGYAFNIVGIGRSPDKNVKKINLKHALDLDKRGLLHRQFNLPPAKDTIAVPNNGYVIFRFRADNPGYWLFHCHFLFHILIGMNLILHVGTHADLPPIPPNFPTCGDHLPPITPPLSLNPFH, from the exons CTCAATCGACAGTGACTGATCAGGCAACATCAGCTTCATTCTGGAATCCCACCCTCAAAACTGATACTATCTTCTCTCAGGATACCAGCGCAACGTTCTTCCCTACAGCCCACGGTTTGGTGCAAACTCATCCGACCAACAATGTGTTCCGCAGCGGTTTCGGCGGTATCGATAACCTCGGTAGTCGAGGAGTGACGATAAGACCGCCGAGGACGAGGCCTCTCGATTATAATGAGCGCGCTACCGCTGAATTACGCCGTAATCCATCGCTCTCATCGCCCGATGAGTGTGCTCGTGCCTGCCGTGAGAACGAGCCGCCCAGAATATGCTACTACCACTTCACGCTCGAGTATTACACCGTGCTCGGAGC AGCGTGTCAAGTATGTACACCAAATGCAACCAACACCGTGTGGAGCGAGTGCCAGTGTGTTCTTGCGGACGGAGTGGAGCGCGGTATTCTAACCGCAAACAGAATGATTCCTGGACCGAGCATACAGGTGTGCCAGGGTGACAAAGTCGTTGTTGACGTAGAGAATCACATAGAAGGAATGGAAGTCACACTGCACTGGCACGGCGTATGGCAGAGAGGATCGCAGTATTATGATGGTGTGCCTTACGTGACGCAGTGTCCCATTCAAGAGGGTAACACGTTCAG GTATCAATGGACAGCTGGCAATGAAGGTACACACTTCTGGCATGCTCACACCGGCATGCAAAAGATGGATGGTCTCTACGGAAGCATAGTGATCCGACAGCCACCGAGCAGGGATCCTAATAGCAATCTGTACGATTACGATTTAACCACCCATGTAATACTCATCAGCGACTGGTTCCACGAGAGCGCTGCCGAACGTTTTCCAGGTCGTCTTGCAGTCAATACCGGTCAAGCACCTGAAAGCGTGCTAATTAATGGGAAAGGACAATTTAGG gATCCTAATACCGGTTTTATGACAAACACACCTCTTGAAGTATTCACAATAACTCCAGGCCGTCGTTACCGATTCcgattaataaattcatatggATCAGTATGTCCGGCTCAAATTACGGTCGAAGGTCACACTCTCACCGTTATCGCTACCGATGGTGAAGCTGTACAGCCAGCACAAGTGAACACTATAATCTCATTCTCAg GTGAACGTTATGATTTCGTTATAAATGCCGATCAGCCTCTCGGCGCTTATTGGATTCAACTTCGTTCGCTCGGAGAGTGTGGTATTCCGCGATCCCAACAACTTGCTATTCTGCGATACGCACGTGGTCCTTATCAGCCTACTACTACACCACCAACGTATGACTTTGGTCTTCCACAAGGCGTT GTTCTGAATCCCTTGGATGCCATTTGCAACCGACCGCGCGAAGATGCGATTTGCGTGAGCCAACTGAAGAACGCCCGCCGCATTGATAAGGGTATCCTCCAGCAACGCCCCGATGTGAAGATCTTCCTGCCGTTCCGCTTCCTGTTTTACAGACCGGAGGAGGTCTTCCAGCCGCAGACCTACAATCGCTTCCTCG TTGCGCCGACCGGCGACCACGTGATTTCTCTCGTCGACGAGATCTCGTTTACGTTCCCGCCGGCGCCTCCACTCTCGCAGATCGATGACATCCCGCCTGAACAATTCTGCAACGGTGATAACAGACCGGCTGATTGCGGCGCCAACTGTATGTGCACGCATCAAGTCGACATACCGCATAATGCGGTCGTCGAGGTGGTTCTCGTAGACGAAG TACAACAACCGAACCTGTCGCATCCCTTCCATTTGCACGGATACGCCTTCAACATAGTCGGTATCGGTCGTTCTCCCGATAAGAATGTGAAGAAGATCAATTTGAAGCATGCTCTCGATCTCGATAAGCGAGGTCTCCTACACAGACAGTTCAACCTGCCACCCGCTAAAGATACTATCGCCGTTCCCAACAACGGTTATGTCATCTTCCGCTTCCGCGCGGATAATCCCG GATACTGGCTGTTCCATTGCCATTTCTTGTTCCACATATTGATCGGTATGAATCTAATCCTGCACGTGGGGACGCACGCGGATCTGCCACCGATACCACCAAACTTCCCGACCTGCGGTGATCATTTGCCGCCCATTACGCCACCGCTGTCACTGAATCCGTTCCACTGA
- the LOC105668808 gene encoding uncharacterized protein isoform X1 codes for MTITMRRFLSTAAVCCWLLLALDISKVAGQLLDTEFQPTVTATCKGGYMTIRVNLNQSFVGAVHARDHRTPQCMVSGNGTTHATLGINLFASKDSPEYCGVLVNNHTEERSIPIAVRIHKTLELADDKFYVITCGKAGFKNAKNETSLVSLRLLDGGVRVQEAIYGRNYTLRAEISRPDGMYGIRVKNCFAFNKLNSSVQLIDDKGCPVKVRMTKFIYDRGTGMADATLFSMFRFTDSSEVHFQCDIAVCRGSCGTPVCDGDKEETIKGGSSTNGQSVSSEEGVLLAGTSVFVLEPGEKRVLQALYDDGVHPLWLLWLAVALGILFLIMLIINIFLCSAMTCSCTRTDIIEKEPSIIEDYDPYRSWHGSQYGSRYSLNGKQGYASGGSTMNSTRSISTNSDHYAIVHSRPGSRYSGPGQKHHHHHRGPPSNIGSHYSGK; via the exons GTAGCCGGACAATTGTTGGACACGGAGTTCCAGCCGACGGTGACGGCGACGTGCAAAGGCGGCTACATGACGATCCGCGTCAACCTCAATCAAAGTTTCGTGGGCGCGGTTCACGCGCGGGACCACCGCACCCCGCAATGCATGGTGTCGGGCAACGGCACAACGCACGCCACCCTCGGCATCAATCTGTTCGCGTCAAAGGACAGTCCCGAGTACTGCGGCGTTCTCGTGAACAAC CACACAGAAGAGCGTTCCATTCCCATTGCTGTTAGGATACACAAAACTCTGGAGTTGGCGGACGATAAATTTTACGTCATTACGTGTGGAAAAGCAGGCTTCAAAAATGCCAA AAATGAAACTTCCCTGGTTTCCTTGCGCCTCTTGGACGGCGGTGTCAGGGTACAAGAAGCTATATACGGTCGCAACTACACTCTGCGTGCCGAGATTTCACGCCCAGACG GTATGTACGGGATCCGAGTGAAAAACTGCTTTGCCTTTAACAAGCTCAACTCCAGCGTGCAGCTTATAGACGATAAAGG CTGTCCTGTGAAAGTCCGAATGACGAAATTCATATACGATCGAGGCACCGGGATGGCGGATGCTACATTGTTCTCAATGTTCCGGTTTACCGATAGTTCAGAGGTGCATTTCCAATGCGACATCGCTGTGTGCAGAG GAAGCTGCGGTACCCCCGTGTGCGACGGAGACAAAGAGGAAACGATAAAGGGTGGCTCCTCCACTAACGGACAAAGCGTTAGTAGCGAAGAAGGAGTGCTACTCGCCGGAACGAGCGTTTTTGTTCTCGAACCTGGTGAAAAACGAG TATTACAAGCATTGTACGATGACGGCGTGCACCCGCTGTGGCTCCTGTGGCTGGCGGTGGCGCTCGGGATATTATTCCTCATCATGctcattatcaatatattccTGTGTTCGGCGATGACCTGCAGCTGCACTCGGACCGACATTATCGAGAAGGAGCCGTCGATCATCGAGGATTACGATCCGTACCGCAGCTGGCACGGTTCTCAATACGGGTCGAG GTACTCGTTGAACGGAAAGCAAGGATACGCCTCCGGGGGATCCACGATGAATTCCACGAGGTCGATATCGACGAACAGCGATCACTACGCGATAGTGCACTCCCGACCAGGAAGCAGATACTCCGGGCCCGGACAGAagcatcatcatcatcacaGAGGCCCGCCGTCCAACATCGGCTCGCACTACTCCGGGAAGTGA
- the LOC105668808 gene encoding uncharacterized protein isoform X2, whose translation MTITMRRFLSTAAVCCWLLLALDISKVAGQLLDTEFQPTVTATCKGGYMTIRVNLNQSFVGAVHARDHRTPQCMVSGNGTTHATLGINLFASKDSPEYCGVLVNNHTEERSIPIAVRIHKTLELADDKFYVITCGKAGFKNAKNETSLVSLRLLDGGVRVQEAIYGRNYTLRAEISRPDGMYGIRVKNCFAFNKLNSSVQLIDDKGCPVKVRMTKFIYDRGTGMADATLFSMFRFTDSSEVHFQCDIAVCRGSCGTPVCDGDKEETIKGGSSTNGQSVSSEEGVLLAGTSVFVLEPGEKRVLQALYDDGVHPLWLLWLAVALGILFLIMLIINIFLCSAMTCSCTRTDIIEKEPSIIEDYDPYRSWHGSQYGYSLNGKQGYASGGSTMNSTRSISTNSDHYAIVHSRPGSRYSGPGQKHHHHHRGPPSNIGSHYSGK comes from the exons GTAGCCGGACAATTGTTGGACACGGAGTTCCAGCCGACGGTGACGGCGACGTGCAAAGGCGGCTACATGACGATCCGCGTCAACCTCAATCAAAGTTTCGTGGGCGCGGTTCACGCGCGGGACCACCGCACCCCGCAATGCATGGTGTCGGGCAACGGCACAACGCACGCCACCCTCGGCATCAATCTGTTCGCGTCAAAGGACAGTCCCGAGTACTGCGGCGTTCTCGTGAACAAC CACACAGAAGAGCGTTCCATTCCCATTGCTGTTAGGATACACAAAACTCTGGAGTTGGCGGACGATAAATTTTACGTCATTACGTGTGGAAAAGCAGGCTTCAAAAATGCCAA AAATGAAACTTCCCTGGTTTCCTTGCGCCTCTTGGACGGCGGTGTCAGGGTACAAGAAGCTATATACGGTCGCAACTACACTCTGCGTGCCGAGATTTCACGCCCAGACG GTATGTACGGGATCCGAGTGAAAAACTGCTTTGCCTTTAACAAGCTCAACTCCAGCGTGCAGCTTATAGACGATAAAGG CTGTCCTGTGAAAGTCCGAATGACGAAATTCATATACGATCGAGGCACCGGGATGGCGGATGCTACATTGTTCTCAATGTTCCGGTTTACCGATAGTTCAGAGGTGCATTTCCAATGCGACATCGCTGTGTGCAGAG GAAGCTGCGGTACCCCCGTGTGCGACGGAGACAAAGAGGAAACGATAAAGGGTGGCTCCTCCACTAACGGACAAAGCGTTAGTAGCGAAGAAGGAGTGCTACTCGCCGGAACGAGCGTTTTTGTTCTCGAACCTGGTGAAAAACGAG TATTACAAGCATTGTACGATGACGGCGTGCACCCGCTGTGGCTCCTGTGGCTGGCGGTGGCGCTCGGGATATTATTCCTCATCATGctcattatcaatatattccTGTGTTCGGCGATGACCTGCAGCTGCACTCGGACCGACATTATCGAGAAGGAGCCGTCGATCATCGAGGATTACGATCCGTACCGCAGCTGGCACGGTTCTCAATACGG GTACTCGTTGAACGGAAAGCAAGGATACGCCTCCGGGGGATCCACGATGAATTCCACGAGGTCGATATCGACGAACAGCGATCACTACGCGATAGTGCACTCCCGACCAGGAAGCAGATACTCCGGGCCCGGACAGAagcatcatcatcatcacaGAGGCCCGCCGTCCAACATCGGCTCGCACTACTCCGGGAAGTGA